The following proteins are encoded in a genomic region of Oncorhynchus masou masou isolate Uvic2021 chromosome 32, UVic_Omas_1.1, whole genome shotgun sequence:
- the cstf2 gene encoding cleavage stimulation factor subunit 2 isoform X2: MANLAAAVVAAAGRDPAVDRSLRSVFVGNIPYEATEEQLKDIFSEVGLVVSFRLVYDRETGKPKGYGFCEYQDQETALSAMRNLNGREFSGRALRVDNAASEKNKEELKSLGTGAPIIESPYGDNIIPDEAPESISRAVASLPPEQMFELMKQMKLCVQNSPQEARNMLLQNPQLAFALLQAQVVMRIVDPEIALKMLHRQTPVQPLVPNSQAGPVPVANQPIPPPNAPVSQSQPMLGMHMNGAPQMMQPPPIGGGPGPMPGQGLVGPPGPGGIPPRGLLGDGPNDPRGGTLLSVTGEVIEPSRGGAFIGAPPPHQGPPMHMNQIVGGPPSDMRPPHDMRGPPMGEPRGMMGEPRGPPMGEPRGMMGEPRGPPMGEPRGMMGEPRGPPMMEPRGLPMETRGRDPRAVDTRGPVSGQRVPMAQGMQGPPPHSMNPNAPPTARPGPGVPQSGGSFSPGQSQVTSQDHEKAALIMQVLQLTPEQIAMLPPEQRQSILILKEQIQKTAGAP; the protein is encoded by the exons ATGGCGAATTTAgcagctgctgttgttgctgccgCTGGTAGAGATCCCGCTGTTGACCGTTCATTGCGCTCTGTCTTTG TGGGAAACATTCCATATGAGGCCACAGAGGAGCAACTGAAAGACATTTTTTCAGAAGTCGGGCTTGTTGTCAGCTTTAG GTTAGTGTATGATAGGGAGACCGGCAAGCCAAAAGGATATGGCTTCTGTGAGTATCAAGACCAGGAGACCGCCCTCAGTGCCATGCGGAACCTGAACGGAAGAGAGTTCAGTGGCCGAGCTCTCCGTGTCGACAATGCTGCTAGTGAGAAGAATAAAGAAGAGCTCAAGA GTTTGGGGACAGGGGCCCCTATCATTGAGTCTCCCTACGGGGACAACATAATACCAGATGAGGCTCCAGAGTCTATAAGCAGAGCTGTGGCCAGTCTGCCCCCAGAGCAGATGTTTGAGCTCATGAAACAGATGAAG CTGTGTGTGCAAAACAGTCCCCAGGAGGCCAGGAACATGCTGTTGCAGAACCCCCAGCTGGCCTTTGCCCTGCTCCAGGCCCAGGTGGTCATGAGGATCGTAGACCCTGAGATCGCCTTG AAAATGCTTCACCGTCAAACCCCAGTGCAGCCATTGGTTCCCAACAGTCAAGCTGGACCAGTGCCAGTGGCCAACCAGCCTATTCCACCGCCCAACGCTCCAGTCTCCCAGTCACAGCCAATG CTGGGCATGCACATGAACGGAGCCCCCCAGATGATGCAGCCCCCGCCCATAGGTGGAGGACCTGGGCCCATGCCAGGGCAGGGACTAGTGGGACCACCAG gaccagGTGGTATCCCCCCCAGAGGCCTGCTTGGCGACGGCCCCAACGACCCCCGAGGAGGAACCCTGCTCTCAGTCACAGGAGAGGTCATCGAACCCAG TCGGGGAGGAGCCTTCATTGGCGCCCCCCCACCACACCAGGGGCCCCCCATGCACATGAACCAGATAGTTGGCGGGCCTCCTTCGGACATGAGGCCACCTCACGACATGAGAGGACCCCCCATGGGTGAACCCAGAGGCATGATGGGAGAGCCCCGGGGACCCCCCATGGGTGAACCCAGGGGCATGATGGGAGAGCCCCGGGGACCCCCCATGGGTGAACCCAGGGGCATGATGGGAGAGCCCCGTGGACCACCCATGATGGAGCCCAGGGGACTCCCCATGGAGACAAGAG GTCGTGACCCCAGAGCGGTGGACACCCGTGGACCAGTGTCAGGCCAGAGGGTTCCCATGGCCCAAGGAATGCAGGGTCCCCCCCCTCACTCTATGAATCCTAATGCCCCTCCAACTGCCAGACCG GGTCCTGGTGTACCACAGTCTGGAGGTAGCTTCAGCCCAGGGCAAAGCCAGGTGACCTCACAGGACCATGAGAAG
- the cstf2 gene encoding cleavage stimulation factor subunit 2 isoform X1: protein MANLAAAVVAAAGRDPAVDRSLRSVFVGNIPYEATEEQLKDIFSEVGLVVSFRLVYDRETGKPKGYGFCEYQDQETALSAMRNLNGREFSGRALRVDNAASEKNKEELKSLGTGAPIIESPYGDNIIPDEAPESISRAVASLPPEQMFELMKQMKLCVQNSPQEARNMLLQNPQLAFALLQAQVVMRIVDPEIALKMLHRQTPVQPLVPNSQAGPVPVANQPIPPPNAPVSQSQPMLGMHMNGAPQMMQPPPIGGGPGPMPGQGLVGPPGNLQHSPVGSSGQAAIERPQGPGGIPPRGLLGDGPNDPRGGTLLSVTGEVIEPSRGGAFIGAPPPHQGPPMHMNQIVGGPPSDMRPPHDMRGPPMGEPRGMMGEPRGPPMGEPRGMMGEPRGPPMGEPRGMMGEPRGPPMMEPRGLPMETRGRDPRAVDTRGPVSGQRVPMAQGMQGPPPHSMNPNAPPTARPGPGVPQSGGSFSPGQSQVTSQDHEKAALIMQVLQLTPEQIAMLPPEQRQSILILKEQIQKTAGAP from the exons ATGGCGAATTTAgcagctgctgttgttgctgccgCTGGTAGAGATCCCGCTGTTGACCGTTCATTGCGCTCTGTCTTTG TGGGAAACATTCCATATGAGGCCACAGAGGAGCAACTGAAAGACATTTTTTCAGAAGTCGGGCTTGTTGTCAGCTTTAG GTTAGTGTATGATAGGGAGACCGGCAAGCCAAAAGGATATGGCTTCTGTGAGTATCAAGACCAGGAGACCGCCCTCAGTGCCATGCGGAACCTGAACGGAAGAGAGTTCAGTGGCCGAGCTCTCCGTGTCGACAATGCTGCTAGTGAGAAGAATAAAGAAGAGCTCAAGA GTTTGGGGACAGGGGCCCCTATCATTGAGTCTCCCTACGGGGACAACATAATACCAGATGAGGCTCCAGAGTCTATAAGCAGAGCTGTGGCCAGTCTGCCCCCAGAGCAGATGTTTGAGCTCATGAAACAGATGAAG CTGTGTGTGCAAAACAGTCCCCAGGAGGCCAGGAACATGCTGTTGCAGAACCCCCAGCTGGCCTTTGCCCTGCTCCAGGCCCAGGTGGTCATGAGGATCGTAGACCCTGAGATCGCCTTG AAAATGCTTCACCGTCAAACCCCAGTGCAGCCATTGGTTCCCAACAGTCAAGCTGGACCAGTGCCAGTGGCCAACCAGCCTATTCCACCGCCCAACGCTCCAGTCTCCCAGTCACAGCCAATG CTGGGCATGCACATGAACGGAGCCCCCCAGATGATGCAGCCCCCGCCCATAGGTGGAGGACCTGGGCCCATGCCAGGGCAGGGACTAGTGGGACCACCAG GAAACCTCCAGCACTCTCCCGTAGGATCGTCTGGGCAAGCTGCTATCGAGCGGCCTCAAG gaccagGTGGTATCCCCCCCAGAGGCCTGCTTGGCGACGGCCCCAACGACCCCCGAGGAGGAACCCTGCTCTCAGTCACAGGAGAGGTCATCGAACCCAG TCGGGGAGGAGCCTTCATTGGCGCCCCCCCACCACACCAGGGGCCCCCCATGCACATGAACCAGATAGTTGGCGGGCCTCCTTCGGACATGAGGCCACCTCACGACATGAGAGGACCCCCCATGGGTGAACCCAGAGGCATGATGGGAGAGCCCCGGGGACCCCCCATGGGTGAACCCAGGGGCATGATGGGAGAGCCCCGGGGACCCCCCATGGGTGAACCCAGGGGCATGATGGGAGAGCCCCGTGGACCACCCATGATGGAGCCCAGGGGACTCCCCATGGAGACAAGAG GTCGTGACCCCAGAGCGGTGGACACCCGTGGACCAGTGTCAGGCCAGAGGGTTCCCATGGCCCAAGGAATGCAGGGTCCCCCCCCTCACTCTATGAATCCTAATGCCCCTCCAACTGCCAGACCG GGTCCTGGTGTACCACAGTCTGGAGGTAGCTTCAGCCCAGGGCAAAGCCAGGTGACCTCACAGGACCATGAGAAG
- the cstf2 gene encoding cleavage stimulation factor subunit 2 isoform X3, with amino-acid sequence MANLAAAVVAAAGRDPAVDRSLRSVFVGNIPYEATEEQLKDIFSEVGLVVSFRLVYDRETGKPKGYGFCEYQDQETALSAMRNLNGREFSGRALRVDNAASEKNKEELKSLGTGAPIIESPYGDNIIPDEAPESISRAVASLPPEQMFELMKQMKLCVQNSPQEARNMLLQNPQLAFALLQAQVVMRIVDPEIALKMLHRQTPVQPLVPNSQAGPVPVANQPIPPPNAPVSQSQPMLGMHMNGAPQMMQPPPIGGGPGPMPGQGLVGPPGNLQHSPVGSSGQAAIERPQGPGGIPPRGLLGDGPNDPRGGTLLSVTGEVIEPSRGGAFIGAPPPHQGPPMHMNQIVGGPPSDMRPPHDMRGPPMGEPRGMMGEPRGPPMGEPRGMMGEPRGPPMGEPRGMMGEPRGPPMMEPRGLPMETRGRDPRAVDTRGPVSGQRVPMAQGMQGPPPHSMNPNAPPTARPGPGVPQSGGSFSPGQSQVTSQDHEKTTPFCVHLALLWTLC; translated from the exons ATGGCGAATTTAgcagctgctgttgttgctgccgCTGGTAGAGATCCCGCTGTTGACCGTTCATTGCGCTCTGTCTTTG TGGGAAACATTCCATATGAGGCCACAGAGGAGCAACTGAAAGACATTTTTTCAGAAGTCGGGCTTGTTGTCAGCTTTAG GTTAGTGTATGATAGGGAGACCGGCAAGCCAAAAGGATATGGCTTCTGTGAGTATCAAGACCAGGAGACCGCCCTCAGTGCCATGCGGAACCTGAACGGAAGAGAGTTCAGTGGCCGAGCTCTCCGTGTCGACAATGCTGCTAGTGAGAAGAATAAAGAAGAGCTCAAGA GTTTGGGGACAGGGGCCCCTATCATTGAGTCTCCCTACGGGGACAACATAATACCAGATGAGGCTCCAGAGTCTATAAGCAGAGCTGTGGCCAGTCTGCCCCCAGAGCAGATGTTTGAGCTCATGAAACAGATGAAG CTGTGTGTGCAAAACAGTCCCCAGGAGGCCAGGAACATGCTGTTGCAGAACCCCCAGCTGGCCTTTGCCCTGCTCCAGGCCCAGGTGGTCATGAGGATCGTAGACCCTGAGATCGCCTTG AAAATGCTTCACCGTCAAACCCCAGTGCAGCCATTGGTTCCCAACAGTCAAGCTGGACCAGTGCCAGTGGCCAACCAGCCTATTCCACCGCCCAACGCTCCAGTCTCCCAGTCACAGCCAATG CTGGGCATGCACATGAACGGAGCCCCCCAGATGATGCAGCCCCCGCCCATAGGTGGAGGACCTGGGCCCATGCCAGGGCAGGGACTAGTGGGACCACCAG GAAACCTCCAGCACTCTCCCGTAGGATCGTCTGGGCAAGCTGCTATCGAGCGGCCTCAAG gaccagGTGGTATCCCCCCCAGAGGCCTGCTTGGCGACGGCCCCAACGACCCCCGAGGAGGAACCCTGCTCTCAGTCACAGGAGAGGTCATCGAACCCAG TCGGGGAGGAGCCTTCATTGGCGCCCCCCCACCACACCAGGGGCCCCCCATGCACATGAACCAGATAGTTGGCGGGCCTCCTTCGGACATGAGGCCACCTCACGACATGAGAGGACCCCCCATGGGTGAACCCAGAGGCATGATGGGAGAGCCCCGGGGACCCCCCATGGGTGAACCCAGGGGCATGATGGGAGAGCCCCGGGGACCCCCCATGGGTGAACCCAGGGGCATGATGGGAGAGCCCCGTGGACCACCCATGATGGAGCCCAGGGGACTCCCCATGGAGACAAGAG GTCGTGACCCCAGAGCGGTGGACACCCGTGGACCAGTGTCAGGCCAGAGGGTTCCCATGGCCCAAGGAATGCAGGGTCCCCCCCCTCACTCTATGAATCCTAATGCCCCTCCAACTGCCAGACCG GGTCCTGGTGTACCACAGTCTGGAGGTAGCTTCAGCCCAGGGCAAAGCCAGGTGACCTCACAGGACCATGAGAAG acgacaccattctgtgtacatctggcccttctttggacactgtgctaa